One genomic window of Onychostoma macrolepis isolate SWU-2019 chromosome 25, ASM1243209v1, whole genome shotgun sequence includes the following:
- the mafb gene encoding transcription factor Maf — protein MASELAMSSSDLPTSPLAMEYVNDFDLMKFEVKKEPVEPDRSISQCSRLIAGGSLSSTPMSTPCSSVPPSPSFSAPSPGSGSEQKAHLEDFYWMTGYQQQLNPEALGFSPEDAVEALINSSHQLQSFDGYARGQQFASAAGAGGAMAGEEMGSAAAVVSAVIAAAAAQNGAPHHHHHHHHHPAGHHPTPGVQSSGNPVSHQHMHLDDRFSDEQLVTMSVRELNRQLRGVSKEEVIRLKQKRRTLKNRGYAQSCRYKRVQQRHVLEGEKTQLLQQVDHLKQEISRLVRERDAYKEKYEKLISSGFRENGSSSDNNPSSPEFFMTSRKFLHL, from the exons ATGGCATCAGAACTGGCAATGAGCAGCTCCGACCTGCCCACCAGTCCCCTGGCCATGGAATATGTTAATGACTTCGATCTGATGAAGTTTGAAGTGAAAAAGGAGCCGGTGGAGCCCGATCGCAGCATCAGCCAGTGCAGCCGCCTGATCGCCGGGGGATCCCTGTCTTCCACCCCGATGAGCACGCCTTGCAGCTCGGTTCCCCCTTCCCCAAGCTTCTCGGCGCCCAGCCCGGGCTCCGGGAGCGAACAGAAGGCGCACCTGGAGGATTTCTACTGGATGACCGGTTACCAACAGCAGCTCAACCCAGAGGCTTTGGGCTTCAGCCCCGAGGACGCGGTGGAGGCGCTGATCAACAGCAGTCACCAGCTCCAGAGCTTCGACGGCTATGCTAGAGGGCAGCAATTCGCAAGCGCAGCCGGCGCTGGAGGCGCCATGGCCGGCGAGGAGATGGGATCCGCCGCCGCGGTGGTCTCCGCGGTCATCGCGGCCGCCGCAGCCCAGAACGGCGCGCcgcaccaccaccaccaccatcacCACCACCCGGCGGGTCACCATCCGACGCCCGGCGTGCAGTCCAGCGGCAACCCCGTCAGCCACCAGCACATGCACCTGGACGATCGCTTCTCGGACGAGCAGCTGGTGACCATGTCCGTGCGCGAGCTCAACCGGCAGCTGCGGGGGGTCAGCAAAGAGGAGGTGATCCGGCTCAAACAGAAGAGGAGGACCCTCAAAAACAGAGGCTATGCCCAGTCGTGTCGCTACAAGCGGGTCCAGCAGAGGCACGTCCTGGAGGGCGAGAAGACCCAGCTGCTGCAGCAGGTGGACCACCTCAAGCAGGAGATCTCCAGACTGGTGCGCGAGAGAGACGCGTACAAAGAGAAGTACGAGAAGCTCATCAGCAGCGGCTTCAGAGAAAACGGATCGAGCAGCGACAACAACCCGTCGTCCCCGGAGTTTTTCAT GACATCACGAAAGTTTCTACACCTGTGA